From one Colletotrichum destructivum chromosome 3, complete sequence genomic stretch:
- a CDS encoding Putative glycogen synthase has protein sequence MADFPQGQRDNNDRPARDVKNHLLFEIATEVAHRVGGIYSVLKSKAPVTTAEYGDRYTLIGPLNHNSAAVEVEELEPTNPELAATIQSMRDRGIGILYGRWLIDGAPRVLLFDTKTAYHFMDEWKADLWNVASIPSPPNDDETNEAVIFGYVVAWFLGEFVCHEKKRAVIAHFHEWLAGVALPLTKKRRIDVTTIFTTHATLLGRYLCAGSVDFYNNLQWFDVDAEAGKRGIYHRYCIERAAAHSCDVFTTVSHITAYESEHLLKRKPDGVLPNGLNVTKFSAMHEFQNLHQQAKEKIHDFVRGHFYGHYDFDPENTLYFFTAGRYEFRNKGVDMFIESLARLNHRLKSAGSKITVVAFVIMPAQTTSLTVEALKGQAVIKSLRDTVDVIEKGIGRRIFERSLKWHDGDPMPDDKELISAQDRVLIRRRLFAMKRHGLPPIVTHNMLNDSEDPVLNQIRRVQLFNHPTDRVKIVFHPEFLNSANPVLPLDYDEFVRGTHMGIFASYYEPWGYTPAECTVMGVPSITTNLSGFGCYMEELIENSSDYGIYIVDRRTKGVDDSVNQLTTHMFDFCQKSRRQRINQRNRTERLSDLLDWKRMGMEYVKARQLALRRAYPGSFSGDEEEEDFIPGVEQKISRPFSVPGSPRDRTGMMTPGDFASLQEGREGLNTEDYVAWKLPEEEDPDEYPFPLTLRAKRPSGPASPLDGVQLNGN, from the exons atggccgactTTCCACAAGGTCAGCGGGACAACAACGACCGTCCTGCCCGCGATGTGAAGAACCACCTACTCTTCGAGATTGCAACCGAAGTTGCCCATCGAG TTGGTGGTATCTACTCCGTCCTCAAGTCCAAGGCGCCCGTAACGACGGCCGAATATGGCGACCGCTACACGCTCATCGGTCCTTTGAACCACAACTCG GCCGCAGTCGAGGTTGAGGAGTTGGAGCCAACGAACCCCGAGCTTGCTGCTACGATTCAGTCCATGAGAGACCGTGGTATTGGTATTCTCTACGGTCGATGGCTCATCGACGGTGCCCCACGAGTCCTGCTTTTCGACACCAAGACGGCCTACCACTTCATGGATGAGTGGAAGGCGGACCTGTGGAACGTCGCGAGCattccctcgccgcccaacgacgacgagacgaacGAGGCCGTCATTTTTGGATACGTTGTCGCCTGGTTCCTGGGAGAG TTTGTTTGTCACGAAAAAAAGAGGGCCGTCATCGCGCATTTCCACGAGTGGCTTGCCGGTGTCGCCCTTCCCCTCACCAAGAAGCGTCGCATCGATGTGACAACCATCTTCACAACCCACGCCACCCTTTTGGGAAGATACCTCTGCGCAGGCTCTGTCGACTTCTACAACAACCTCCAATGGTTCGAtgttgatgccgaggccggaAAGCGTGGCATCTACCACCGCTACTGCATTGAGCGTGCTGCCGCTCACTCCTGCGACGTTTTCACGACGGTATCACACATTACTGCATACGAGAGTGAGCATCTGCTCAAGCGCAAGCCGGACGGTGTGCTGCCTAACGGTCTGAACGTTACAAAGTTTTCTGCCATGCACGAGTTCCAGAACCTGCACCAGCAAGCCAAGGAAAAAATTCACGACTTCGTCCGTGGACATTTCTATGGCCACTACGACTTCGACCCCGAGAACACGCTCTACTTCTTCACCGCCGGCCGCTATGAGTTCAGAAATAAGGGTGTTGACATGTTCATTGAGTCGCTGGCCCGTTTGAACCATCGCCTCAAGTCCGCCGGCAGCAAGATCACCGTTGTAGCCTTCGTTATCATGCCGGCCCAGACCACGTCACTGACAGTAGAAGCCCTCAAGGGCCAGGCCGTCATCAAGTCGCTGCGGGATACTGTCGATGTCATCGAGAAGGGTATTGGACGTCGCATTTTTGAGCGCTCGCTCAAGTGGCACGATGGCGACCCGATGCCTGATGACAAGGAGCTCATCAGCGCCCAGGACCGCGTCCTCATTCGTAGGCGGCTGTTCGCGATGAAGCGCCATGGCCTCCCCCCCATCGTCACCCACAACATGCTCAACGACAGCGAGGACCCCGTCCTCAACCAGATCAGGCGTGTCCAGCTCTTCAATCACCCCACAGACCGTGTCAAGATCGTCTTCCACCCAGAATTCCTGAACTCGGCCAACCCAGTCCTGCCTCTGGACTACGACGAGTTTGTGCGCGGCACGCATATGGGTATCTTTGCGTCTTACTACGAACCTTGGGGCTATACCCCTGCCGAGTGTACCGTTATGGGAGTCCCCAGCATCACGACTAACCTGTCGGGCTTCGGATGTTACATGGAGGAGCTGATCGAAAACTCGAGCGACTACGGCATCTACATTGTCGACCGCAGGACCAAGGGAGTCGACGACTCGGTTAACCAGCTTACAACGCACATGTTTGATTTCTGCCAAAAGAGCCGTCGCCAGCGCATCAACCAGCGTAACCGTACGGAGCGCCTCAGCGACCTGCTGGACTGGAAGAGGATGGGCATGGAATACGTCAAGGCTCGCCAGCTCGCACTGAGACGGGCTTATCCCGGCTCCTTCAGcggagacgaggaggaggaggacttTATCCCCGGCGTGGAGCAGAAGATATCGCGGCCCTTCTCAGTGCCCGGGTCTCCCCGCGATCGCACCGGCATGATGACCCCGGGCGACTTTGCCAGCTTGCAAGAGGGCAGAGAAGGACTGAACACGGAGGACTACGTCGCTTGGAAGTTGCC cgaggaggaagaccCCGACGAATACCCCTTCCCCCTCACCCTCCGCGCCAAGCGCCCCTCGGGCCCTGCGAGCCCTCTGGACGGAGTGCAACTGAACGGCAACTAA
- a CDS encoding Putative serine/threonine-protein kinase, active: protein MESYHRNRPRHVAMRDDRRPGDERRDRGRAGREVIRSRRSPSPPPRGPREADRVPDSKPRDPPLDKLQPSGRNHHRPRDRSRDRPHPTSPSSIRRNKYREESRDRSRGRVAGDSRRDTRAKHYRDRSRGFTRGDGPTSPSSKRARSRSFDRSGADGKKVRRDISPRRDHKEVVPPGEAGRSSRGSPYPSRRSPTPDRREYRSKHKERTRRSNRSRSRSPNKERRRDRRDHSPTHRREQSSGRRRDRSPLPHRQRSPARQSSTSARGGHRLASPRRSSKDHPHYKPSQSGASSRSLSRGSGRRAPQGDDSQAPPKSQPSSGANSVEVSMSGRGNHRESFASQIPPALSHGRQYSDPRQFSQSPQPTPNSFNASPNQSPYGGSRGNWGSQQFSPTHQYPPQYPQSNYGPPTGPSGSYTPNPSYSPPPSAPTGPMQQYPQGSFRGNYRSGTTFRGAQFGQGRGGYRGNSFKSTAQWTSNASSAGSRQLDDTKSQRSTTPVQGNKSDAGEHADKGENPFRPSKDLQVEDVTPSDKASESNAPHQNRAPPSGPATQSSSSSSKFSFAFKASAKPAPTAPKPEISQKFNAAPSKRDTSQHRESKDGDRDRDRERERERERDRDRNRDRDRDRDRDRDRDRARDKAREKDKGLDRDVLRGAPTEPASARARQEPRQPPPGPRQPPAPRTRKIRKTMRRLKPGPKLPDDLIKSESVYFRKPGNESVVGSGTYGKVFKALHVYTKGLVALKRIRMEGERDGFPVTAVREIKLLQSLRHTNIVQLQEVMVERNDCFMVFEYLSHDLTGILNHPSFTLDAAQKKHMAMQLFDGLDYLHKRGVLHRDIKAANILVSSDGVLKLADFGLARFYAKRHQLDYTNRVITIWYRSPELLLGETQYGPACDVWSAACVMVEIFTRHAIFPGDGSEINQLDKIYAVMGTPNKAEWPGLIDMPWFELLRPGYRRANTFPSKYQDKIPAAAYRLLAAMFRYDPAKRPSAADVLADEYFTTEDPPPRQAIELAELDGDWHEFESKALRRENERKEKEARRAASSAKDNKSRDRKREPEAHDDRGDAKRVHVEGRPVVPAERSKA from the exons ATGGAGTCCTACCACCGCAACCGCCCTCGACATGTCGCCATGAGAGACGACCGCAGACCAGGCGATGAGCGCAGAGACCGAGGCAGAGCTGGTCGAGAAGTGATACGCTCCCGCAGAtctccctcgcctcccccACGTGGACCTCGGGAAGCCGACAGAGTGCCAGACAGCAAACCTCGCGACCCTCCCCTCGACAAGTTACAGCCTTCTGGCCGAAACCACCACAGACCACGCGACCGTAGCAGAGACCGACCCCATCCAACATCACCTTCGTCTATCCGTCGCAATAAGTACCGGGAAGAGTCTCGTGATCGATCTCGTGGCAGGGTCGCTGGTGATTCGCGGCGCGACACCCGAGCTAAGCACTATCGAGACCGTAGCCGGGGATTTACTCGAGGCGACGGCCCTACATCACCATCCTCGAAGCGAGCAAGAAGTCGAAGTTTCGACAGGTCTGGCGCAGACGGAAAAAAGGTCAGACGGGACATCAGCCCGCGTCGTGACCACAAGGAGGTAGTACCCCCTGGAGAGGCTGGTCGGAGTTCACGAGGCTCTCCTTACCCATCCCGAAGATCACCTACTCCCGATCGCCGCGAATACCGATCGAAACACAAGGAAAGAACTCGTCGGAGTAATCGAAGTAGGTCGCGGTCGCCCAATAAGGAGAGGAGACGGGACCGTCGTGATCATTCCCCAACACACCGCCGCGAGCAGTCGTCTGGCCGAAGGCGGGATCgatctcccctcccccatcgaCAACGGTCCCCCGCCAGACAGTCCTCAACATCCGCGAGAGGTGGCCATCGTCTGGCATCGCCGCGTCGCAGCTCCAAAGACCACCCGCACTACAAGCCGTCCCAGTCCGGCGCCTCGTCCAGGTCCCTTAGTAGGGGATCAGGCAGACGGGCTCCACAAGGCGACGATTCCCAAGCCCCTCCAAAGTCTCAACCTTCATCCGGTGCCAACAGCGTGGAGGTCAGCATGAGCGGTAGAGGGAACCACCGGGAGAGCTTTGCGTCTCAAATACCCCCTGCATTGTCCCACGGCCGGCAGTACAGCGACCCACGACAATTTTCCCAGTCCCCGCAACCAACTCCAAATTCCTTCAACGCGTCCCCGAACCAGTCGCCGTACGGCGGTAGCAGGGGAAATTGGGGGTCTCAGCAGTTCTCCCCAACACA CCAATACCCCCCGCAGTATCCACAATCCAACTACGGTCCTCCAACAGGACCGTCCGGCTCCTATACACCAAATCCATCCTattcaccaccaccgtccgCTCCAACAGGACCAATGCAACAGTATCCTCAAGGGAGCTTCCGCGGTAACTACCGTAGTGGCACCACGTTCCGAGGAGCCCAGTTCGGCCAGGGTCGAGGTGGCTACAGAGGAAATAGCTTCAAAAGTACTGCACAATGGACATCCAATGCTTCCAGCGCCGGCTCTCGGCAGCTGGATGATACCAAGTCTCAGCGGTCGACCACTCCCGTCCAAGGCAACAAATCGGATGCTGGCGAACATGCAGACAAGGGCGAGAACCCGTTCCGCCCCTCAAAAGATTTGCAAGTTGAGGACGTTACACCGTCCGACAAGGCTAGCGAGAGCAATGCACCACATCAGAACAGGGCCCCTCCGTCTGGTCCGGCCACTCagtcgtcatcgtcgtcgtcgaagttCAGCTTTGCGTTTAAGGCATCTGCAAAGCCCGCTCCGACGGCACCTAAGCCTGAGATATCTCAGAAGTTCAACGCCGCCCCTTCTAAGCGGGATACTTCCCAACATCGTGAATCCAAGGATGGGGATCGTGACCGTGACCGGGAACGAGAACGGGAACGGGAACGAGACCGAGACAGGAATCGAGATCGTGATCGTGACCGGGACCGCGACCGTGACCGAGACAGGGCTCGGGACAAGGCTCGGGAGAAGGACAAAGGACTTGACAGGGACGTTCTTCGGGGCGCCCCAACTGAACCCGCTTCGGCCAGAGCTCGCCAGGAGCCGCGACAACCTCCTCCAGGCCCGCGACAgccgccggctccgagaACGCGAAAAATCAGGAAGACCATGAGACGCCTGAAGCCAGGACCAAAGCTGCCCGACGATTTAATCAAGTCAGAATCGGTCTACTTCCGGAAGCCCGGCAACGAATCTGTTGTTGGCTCCGGCACGTACGGAAAAGTTTTCAAGGCCTTGCACGTCTACACAAAGGGGCTGGTGGCTCTGAAGCGCATCCGCATGGAAGGCGAAAGAGACGGTTTTCCCGTTACGGCGGTTCGAGAGATCAAGTTGCTTCAATCGCTCCGCCACACCAACATCGTCCAGCTTCAGGAGGTCATGGTCGAGAGAAACGACTGCTTTATGGTTTTTGAGTACTTGTCCCACGACTTAACGGGAATTCTGAACCATCCGTCCTTCACGCTAGATGCGGCCCAAAAGAAGCATATGGCAATGCAACTtttcgacggcctcgactACTTGCACAAGAGGGGTGTTCTCCATCGAGACATCAAAGCTGCAAACATTCTTGTCAGTAGCGACGGTGTTCTCAAATTGGCAGACTTCGGCCTGGCACGCTTCTATGCCAAGAGACATCAACTGGATTACACCAACCGAGTTATCACGATTTGGTACCGGTCgcccgagctgctgcttggcGAGACTCAGTACGGTCCTGCTTGCGATGTCTGGAGCGCCGCCTGCGTCATGGTGGAGATATTCACTCGTCATGCCATCTTTCCAGGCGACGGTAGCGAGATCAACCAATTGGACAAGATCTACGCCGTGATGGGCACTCCGAACAAGGCGGAATGGCCGGGACTGATCGATATGCCGTGGTTTGAGCTGCTGCGTCCTGGGTACCGGCGGGCAAACACTTTCCCTTCCAAATACCAGGACAAGATTCCGGCCGCAGCGTACCGACTGTTGGCTGCCATGTTCCGCTACGACCCCGCCAAAAGACCATCGGCTGCCGATGTTCTGGCTGATGAATACTTCACCACCGAagaccctcctcctcgacagGCTATAGA ACTTGCCGAATTAGATGGCGACTGGCACGAATTCGAGTCCAAGGCGCTGCGGCGCGAGAACGAGCGTAAGGAGAAAGAGGCGCGGcgcgcggcgtcgtcggcgaaggaCAACAAATCCCGAGATCGCAAGAGAGAACCCGAAGCTCACGATGACCGCGGCGACGCTAAGAGAGTCCATGTGGAGGGGAGGCCGGTGGTTCCTGCAGAGCGTTCGAAGGCCTAG
- a CDS encoding Putative proteolipid membrane potential modulator, giving the protein MGAISAVFLILITILVPPVGVYAVAGCGMDLLVNICLTILGYLPGHIHAFYIEYVYYDRKEQAREGRIITGHAPGVYSDNVQSGGHGYGTIAQGTV; this is encoded by the exons ATGGGTGCCATCTCTGCAGTGTTTCTCATTCTTATCACCATCCTTG TCCCGCCCGTCGGTGTctacgccgtcgccggctgTGGAATGG ATCTCCTTGTCAACATTTGCCTGACGATCCTGGGATACCTGCCGGGCCACATTCACGCCTTCTACATCGAATACGTATACTACGATCGCAAGGAACAGGCGCGGGAGGGCCGCATCATCACTGGTCACGCGCCAGGTGTTTACAGCGACAACGTGCAGAGCGGAGGCCATGGCTACGGAACGATTGCCCAGGGCACTGTATAA
- a CDS encoding Putative RNA recognition motif domain, Zinc finger, RanBP2-type, ribonuclease H-like superfamily, whose protein sequence is MCVGIVCGASARKVLLFVPHSRGGTRYLSLTEHFPKSHADTNFLLLWSASTSLLPLHHLFPLFGSFLIAPTETLPPPPLPFPSCKDKRHFDTRTCQFRPRLLFSPCLLVAASSASVFFAVHFTLLGTSPEAYREPLPSPSSPEHPSFVRVVTLRTATSCLARSCKKTGVGIIYLSLPGHRFRHYSYCAALRQPYCRYPAKMSGPQAGNQLNIDRYVVIHVATTCDEHGVYVTKDSAEVIELGWILLDAKSLEEITRESVLVKPINTPITPLCTSLTTLTWEHVRNAGTFRDAINRFDTFANEHLTSQNLDFVFVTLDAWDLRVQLPREARDKAVVLPPYLQHSRTFDLRTEYQRWQQHHPESLPFGPSMLSNICAALEVEPVQSSAPIKHNLPFHLQALAPASPRRAMEEAVTLARVLRGLIRKSQPSHEHPDVLTRPMDARADVRAFLSERSKVLHMSGLPHDTTQSELESWFTQFGGRPIAFWTLRTPEQHKPTGSGFAVFSSHEEAAESLCMNGRALNEKAIEVSPSSSRVLDRAAEILTPFPPSKNRPRPGDWTCPSCGFSNFQRRTACFRCSFPAVSAGPTGDMGYGYGYGPPAIMPPSQHHHGHMGHGGGRMGGSGVVPFRAGDWKCGNEVCGYHNFAKNVCCLRCGASRAGAAVVADSGGYPSPMDPPSNYSMSQGSMSGTPGPGPFASAGGGFASGGGGYGGQHFGGPPSTYALPSGIGGGGAAPYPSSLNTHFGPAPGSHSAGPFDSRAAEAAFQSASNGPASAGPSNNFYSQNENDPFAFLSSGIGGLSVSGGDARQNGGAAPPSKSPA, encoded by the exons ATGTGCGTGGGTATTGTCTGTGG agCATCAGCAAGGAAGGTACTTCTCTTCGTACCGCACTCAAGAGGGGGGACCAGGTACCTCTCTCTTACGGAGCACTTTCCCAAGTCCCACGCCGACACCAATTTTCTTCTCCTGTGGTCTGCGTCGACTTCCCTCCTGCCTCTCCATcaccttttccctcttttcgGTTCCTTCCTCATTGCCCCTACCGAAAccctcccacctcctcctctccccttcccgaGCTGCAAGGACAAAAGGCACTTCGACACGAGGACCTGTCAAtttcgtcctcgtctcctTTTCTCCCCTTGCCTGCTTGTTGCCGCATCTTCCGCTTCGGTCTTTTTTGCTGTGCACTTCACTTTGCTCGGCACCTCTCCTGAAGCTTACCGGGAACCACTTccgtccccctcctctcccgaGCATCCGTCGTTTGTTCGAGTCGTAACGCTACGTACAGCAACATCTTGTCTTGCCCGCAGTTGCAAGAAGACAGGTGTCGGAATCATCTATTTGTCTTTACCCGGCCATCGCTTTCGCCATTATTCGTATTGTGCAGCTCTTCGTCAGCCGTATTGTCGTTATCCTGCCAAAATGTCTGGTCCCCAAGCTGGTAACCAGCTCAACATCGATCGCTATGTCGTGATCCACGTCGCAACCACCTGCGACGAGCATGGAGTCTACGTCACCAAGGACTCCGCCGAGGTTATCGAGCTGGGCTGGATCCTTCTTGACGCGAAGTCTCTTGAGGAG ATCACCCGCGAGAGCGTTCTTGTCAAACCCATCAACACTCCGATCACACCCTTGTGCA CGAGCTTGACGACCCTGACCTGGGAACACGTCCGCAATGCCGGAACCTTCCGCGATGCCATCAACCGATTCGACACGTTTGCCAACGAACACCTGACCTCGCAGAACCTCGACTTCGTTTTTGTCACGCTCGATGCTTGGGATCTCCGCGTCCAATTGCCCCGAGAGGCCCGGGACAAGGCCGTCGTGTTGCCTCCATACCTCCAGCACTCTCGTACTTTCGATTTGCGAACCGAGTACCAGCGATGGCAGCAGCATCACCCCGAATCGTTGCCCTTTGGGCCTTCGATGCTGTCCAATATCTGTGCCGCCTTGGAGGTGGAGCCGGTCCAGTCCAGTGCTCCAATCAAGCACAATCTGCCTTTCCACCTTCAGGCACTGGCTCCCGCTTCCCCTCGCCGTGCCATGGAGGAGGCTGTCACCCTCGCCCGGGTTCTGAGAGGTCTGATTCGCAAGTCGCAGCCCTCCCACGAGCACCCCGACGTCTTGACGCGCCCCATGGATGCCCGCGCTGATGTGCGTGCTTTCTTGTCGGAGCGCAGCAAGGTCCTCCACATGTCGGGCCTGCCCCACGACACTACTCAATCCGAGCTCGAGAGCTGGTTTACCCAGTTTGGTGGTCGTCCTATTGCATTCTGGACTCTGCGAACCCCTGAGCAGCACAAGCCCACTGGTAGCGGTTTTGCTGTCTTTTCTTCCCACGAGGAG GCTGCTGAGAGTCTGTGCATGAACGGCCGTGCCCTTAACGAGAAGGCGATCGAAGTGTCTCCGTCTTCTAGCCGTGTTCTTGACCGCGCTGCTGAGATTCTCACACCGTTCCCGCCCAGCAAGAaccgtcctcgccctggtGACTGGACTTGCCCTTCGTGCGGCTTCTCCAACTTCCAGCGACGAACTGCCTGCTTCCGTTGTTCGTTCCCGGCTGTGAGCGCCGGCCCTACCGGCGACATGGGCTACGGATACGGATACGGCCCACCGGCCATCATGCCGCCTTCTCAGCACCACCATGGACACATGGGACACGGTGGCGGACGCATGGGCGGAAGTGGCGTGGTTCCCTTCCGCGCCGGAGATTGGAAGTGCGGCAACGAGGTCTGCGGTTACCACAACTTTGCTAAGAACGTATGCTGTCTGCGATGCGGCGCCAGCCGTGCTGGTGCCGCTGTCGTCGCTGACTCTGGTGGCTACCCTTCCCCCATGGACCCTCCCTCCAACTACAGTATGAGCCAGGGCTCGATGAGCGGCACCCCTGGACCCGGGCccttcgcctcggccggtGGCGGCTTCGcatccggcggcggcggctacggcGGCCAGCACTTTGGCGGCCCGCCCAGCACCTATGCTCTCCCCTCGGGGatcggtggcggcggagctgCCCCCTACCCTTCCTCTCTCAACACCCACTTCGGACCGGCTCCCGGATCCCACTCCGCCGGCCCCTTTGACAGCCGCGCTGCCGAGGCTGCCTTCCAGTCGGCCTCCAATGGCCCCGCGTCCGCCGGTCCTTCGAACAACTTTTACTCGCAAAACGAGAACGATCCTTTTGCGTTCCTTTCCAGCGGCATCGGTGGTCTGTCCGTCAGCGGCGGTGATGCCCGTCAGAACGGAGGAGCTGCGCCGCCAAGCAAGTCTCCTGCTTAA
- a CDS encoding Putative histone-binding protein RBBP4, whose product MAPAQVVDDVDVDMVQEEDEDQEQRLINEEYKTWKKNSPFLYDMILSTALEWPTLTSQWFPDVKEPEDKNYRIHRLLLGTHTSEGLPNHVQIAEVKIPKSVAPSPDEYNEETGEIGGYGKSSNGQTAAVEFSIVQKIDHPGEVNKARYQPQNPDIIATLCVDGKVLIFDRTKHSLQPTGKVNAQVELIGHKQEGFGLAWNPHEEGCLASGSEDTTVCLWDLKTIQSGSHTLKPARKYTHHTQIVNDVQYHPIAKSFIGTVSDDLTMQIIDVRQSETARAAVTAKRGHMDAINALAFNPTSEVLVATASADKTLGIWDLRNVKEKVHTLEGHNDAVTSLSWHPQEAGILGSGSYDRRVIFWDLSRVGEEQMPDDQEDGPPELLFMHGGHTNHLADFSWNPNEPWLVCSAAEDNLLQIWKVADSIVGKDDGDLPLDEIDR is encoded by the exons ATGGCACCCGCTCAAGTtgttgacgatgtcgacg TCGACATGGTacaggaggaggacgaggaccagGAGCAGCGTCTCATAAACGAAG AGTACAAGACATGGAAGAAGAACAGTCCTTTTCTCTACGACATGATTCTCAG CACGGCTCTCGAATGGCCTACCCTTACCTCCCAATGGTTCCCTGACGTCAAGGAGCCTGAAGACAAGAACTACCGCATCCACAGACTTCTCCTCGGAACCCATACTTCCGAGGGCCTTCCCAACCACGTGCAGATCGCCGAAGTGAAGATCCCCAAATCCGTCGCCCCGAGCCCCGACGAGTATAACGAGGAGACAGGAGAGATTGGAGGCTATGGAAAGTCGTCGAACGGTCAGACGGCTGCCGTCGAGTTCAGCATCGTGCAGAAGATCGACCATCCTGGCGAGGTTAACAAGGCGCGTTATCAGCCTCAGAACCCCGACATAATCGCGACATTGtgcgtcgacggcaaggtcCTTATCTTTGACCGTACGAAGCACAGCCTGCAGCCCACTGGAAAAGTCAATGCCCAGGTCGAACTCATTGGCCACAAGCAGGAGGGATTTGGTCTGGCGTGGAACCCTCATGAGGAGGGCTGCCTTGCGTCTGGCAGTGAAGACACCACCGTGTGTCTATG GGATCTCAAGACTATCCAGAGCGGAAGCCACACGCTGAAGCCCGCCCGCAAGtacacacaccacacccAGATCGTCAACGATGTGCAATATCATCCGATTGCGAAGAGCTTCATCGGAACCGTCTCGGACGACTTGACCATGCAGATCATCGACGTGCGTCAATCCGAGACCGCTCGTGCCGCTGTCACCGCTAAGCGTGGCCATATGGATGCCATCAACGCTCTGGCATTCAACCCTACATCGGAAGTACTCGTCGCAACAGCGTCCGCTGACAAGACTTTGGGCATATGGGACCTTCGCAacgtcaaggagaaggttCACACGCTAGAGGGACACAATGACGCAGTCACGTCTCTCTCGTGGCACCCGCAGGAAGCCGGCATCCTGGGCAGCGGCTCCTACGACAGAAGGGTTATATTCTGGGATCTCTCGCGTGTTGGAGAGGAACAGATGCCGGACGATCAAGAAGACGGCCCCCCGGAATT GCTCTTTATGCACGGCGGGCACACCAACCACCTTGCAGACTTCAGCTGGAACCCCAACGAGCCTTGGCTCGTTTGCAGCGCCGCTGAGGACAATCTGCTCCAGATCTGGAAGGTTGCCGactccatcgtcggcaaggacgacggcgatctGCCgctcgacgagatcgaccGATAG